One window of Myxocyprinus asiaticus isolate MX2 ecotype Aquarium Trade chromosome 4, UBuf_Myxa_2, whole genome shotgun sequence genomic DNA carries:
- the LOC127439763 gene encoding epidermal growth factor receptor substrate 15-like 1 — protein sequence MRSAAVYSLEKLREEMDQAKREQHSLQLNYISHSVSDLERDEMDRMLDNAKSELFSERFRYTMESMKERLDEVNQALEQREENCRALRQKCSDLEEQLVDTIREREQIKESSEEEQKQQANRFGALEQIFAQRELLLQVMEEEKKALHLELCSLREEHSLQL from the exons ATGCGTTCT GCTGCAGTTTACTCTCTGGAGAAGCTGAGAGAGGAAATGGATCAGGCTAAGAGAGAGCAGCACTCTCTACAGCTCAAT TATATAAGCCACAGTGTGTCTGATCTGGAGAGGGACGAGATGGACAGGATGCTGGATAATGCCAAATCTGAACTGTTCTCAGAACGTTTCAGATACACAATGGAATCTATGAAGGAG AGGCTGGATGAGGTGAATCAGGCATTGGAGCAGAGAGAAGAGAACTGTAGGGCTCTCCGACAGAAATGCAGTGACCTGGAGGAGCAGTTGGTTGATACAatcagagaaagagaacaaataAAAGAG TCTTCAGAAGAAGAGCAAAAGCAGCAGGCGAACCGGTTTGGAGCACTGGAGCAAATCTTTGCCCAGAGAGAGCTTCTTCTGCAGGTGATGGAGGAGGAAAAGAAAGCCCTTCATCTGGAGCTCTGCTCACTTCGAGAGGAACACAGCTTACAgctgtaa
- the LOC127432612 gene encoding E3 ubiquitin-protein ligase RNF181-like isoform X2 produces the protein MISNFETELLAQKMASYFDEHDCEPTNPEEQYRQNALLELARSLMQGLDIDSGSFDLSDWGQRLPPSAAKAVVQSLPVVIISPEQADKALKCPVCLLEFEEQETMREMPCKHLFHTGCILPWLSKTNSCPLCRLELPTDNPDYEEFKKDKERRRQRDHRLEDLHGAMYT, from the exons ATGATCAGCAATTTCGAAACAGAACT TTTAGCTCAGAAAATGGCCTCATATTTTGATGAGCATGACTGTGAACCCACAAATCCAGAAGAACAGTACCGACAGAATGCCCTCCTGGAGCTTGCAAG GTCTCTAATGCAGGGCCTCGATATTGACTCAGGTTCATTTGACTTGTCGGATTGGGGCCAGCGTCTCCCTCCTTCTGCAGCAAAAGCAGTGGTTCAGAGCCTTCCTGTGGTCATCATCTCACCTGAACAAGCAG ATAAAGCCCtaaagtgtccagtgtgtttacTGGAGTTTGAGGAGCAAGAAACCATGAGAGAGATGCCCTGTAAACATCTGTTCCACACAGGCTGCATCCTGCCTTGGCTCAGTAag ACCAATTCATGTCCTTTGTGTCGACTTGAACTACCCACTGACAATCCAGACTATGAGGAGTTTAAAAAAGATAAG GAACGGAGAAGACAAAGAGATCATAGATTAGAGGATCTACACGGAGCTATGTATACATGA
- the LOC127432612 gene encoding E3 ubiquitin-protein ligase RNF181-like isoform X1, protein MISNFETELLAQKMASYFDEHDCEPTNPEEQYRQNALLELARSLMQGLDIDSGSFDLSDWGQRLPPSAAKAVVQSLPVVIISPEQADKALKCPVCLLEFEEQETMREMPCKHLFHTGCILPWLSKTNSCPLCRLELPTDNPDYEEFKKDKVRVSVVIAVFLFKHNLVLCAFIYPIESYVTTLECSPEFCLYVYFTGTEKTKRS, encoded by the exons ATGATCAGCAATTTCGAAACAGAACT TTTAGCTCAGAAAATGGCCTCATATTTTGATGAGCATGACTGTGAACCCACAAATCCAGAAGAACAGTACCGACAGAATGCCCTCCTGGAGCTTGCAAG GTCTCTAATGCAGGGCCTCGATATTGACTCAGGTTCATTTGACTTGTCGGATTGGGGCCAGCGTCTCCCTCCTTCTGCAGCAAAAGCAGTGGTTCAGAGCCTTCCTGTGGTCATCATCTCACCTGAACAAGCAG ATAAAGCCCtaaagtgtccagtgtgtttacTGGAGTTTGAGGAGCAAGAAACCATGAGAGAGATGCCCTGTAAACATCTGTTCCACACAGGCTGCATCCTGCCTTGGCTCAGTAag ACCAATTCATGTCCTTTGTGTCGACTTGAACTACCCACTGACAATCCAGACTATGAGGAGTTTAAAAAAGATAAGGTAAGAGTGAGTGTGGTCATAGCTGTTTTCTTATTCAAGCACAATCTAGTCCTTTGtgcattcatttatcccatagagtCTTATGTGACAACACTAGAATGTAGCCCAGAATTTTGTCTGTATGTATATTTTACAGGAACGGAGAAGACAAAGAGATCATAG
- the LOC127432580 gene encoding transmembrane protein 150A-like isoform X2: MPVPPRLPPVSHPVSPLCSSPSCSGQTGLTVRPMTAWIILPVSLAAFSITGIWIVYAMAVMNHHVCPVENWSYNVTCTEETAKPGFPKTCCTLQDIPLISKCGSYPPESCLFSLIGNVGAFMVVLVCLLRYAQIIEHRSHCWLNTSGLVSGCTNALGLVMVGNFQVDHAKTLHYVGAGAAFPAGILFVCLQCVLTYRVAVTALDYWMAYVRVALATGALITLVLSGIFFIHESFVLQHAAAICEWVFTVVILVFYGTFTYEFGTVTTDTMLAGLQRNFSHGPGVIIGDDVQAGATKGLKSPGGSSTSTHLNCTPENIAML; the protein is encoded by the exons ATGCCAGTGCCCCCTCGTCTCCCCCCTGTGTCTCACCCCGTCAGCCCTCTGTGTTCCTCCCCCTCATGCTCGGGACAGACTGGCCTCACTGTCAGACCAATGACTGCCTGGATCATACTGCCTGTCAGCCTGGCTGCCTTCTCTATCACTGGAATATGGATAGT ATATGCTATGGCCGTAATGAACCACCATGTTTGTCCTGTCGAAAACTG GTCGTACAATGTGACATGCACAGAGGAAACTGCCAAGCCAGGCTTCCCGAAAACATGCTGCACACTTCAAGACATCCCCCTCATTAG TAAATGTGGATCTTACCCTCCAGAAAGCTGTCTGTTCAGTCTCATCGGTAATGTTGGAGCTTTCATGG TGGTGTTGGTGTGTCTGCTTCGTTACGCTCAGATCATTGAGCACAGGAGCCACTGCTGGTTGAACACCAGTGGACTCGTGTCTGGATGCACCAATGCTTTGGGACTGGTCATGGTGGGCAACTTCCAG GTGGACCATGCTAAAACACTTCACTATGTAGGTGCAGGTGCCGCCTTCCCAGCAGGCATTCTGTTCGTGTGTTTGCAGTGTGTGCTGACATATCGGGTGGCTGTCACCGCTCTAGACTACTGGATGGCTTATGTGCGAGTGGCACTGGCTACTGGTGCTCTAATCACATTGGTTCTCA GTGGAATATTCTTCATCCATGAGAGCTTTGTGCTACAGCACGCAGCAGCCATCTGTGAGTGGGTCTTCACTGTAGTCATCCTTGTATTCTACGGAACTTTCACCTACGAGTTCGGCACCGTCACAACTGACACCATGTTGGCCGGCCTCCAGCGGAACTTCTCACATGGGCCTGGTGTCATTATTGGAGACGATGTCCAAGCAGGTGCCACAAAGGGTCTGAAATCCCCAGGAGGAAGCAGTACCTCCACCCATCTGAACTGCACTCCTGAGAACATCGCAATGCTTTAA
- the LOC127432580 gene encoding transmembrane protein 150A-like isoform X1, producing the protein MDVIYGNRPASNGRESALDSALLESTMEDGLDLAAGRKEQCGFPLLSCPLPVCPCMPVPPRLPPVSHPVSPLCSSPSCSGQTGLTVRPMTAWIILPVSLAAFSITGIWIVYAMAVMNHHVCPVENWSYNVTCTEETAKPGFPKTCCTLQDIPLISKCGSYPPESCLFSLIGNVGAFMVVLVCLLRYAQIIEHRSHCWLNTSGLVSGCTNALGLVMVGNFQVDHAKTLHYVGAGAAFPAGILFVCLQCVLTYRVAVTALDYWMAYVRVALATGALITLVLSGIFFIHESFVLQHAAAICEWVFTVVILVFYGTFTYEFGTVTTDTMLAGLQRNFSHGPGVIIGDDVQAGATKGLKSPGGSSTSTHLNCTPENIAML; encoded by the exons atggatgttatctatggcaatagaccggcgagcaatgggagggagagtgccctggactcggcgttgttggagtccacaatggaggatg GCCTGGATTTGGCGGCCGGAAGGAAGGAGCAGTGTGGCTTCCCTCTCCTCTCATGTCCCCTCCCTGTATGTCCTTGCATGCCAGTGCCCCCTCGTCTCCCCCCTGTGTCTCACCCCGTCAGCCCTCTGTGTTCCTCCCCCTCATGCTCGGGACAGACTGGCCTCACTGTCAGACCAATGACTGCCTGGATCATACTGCCTGTCAGCCTGGCTGCCTTCTCTATCACTGGAATATGGATAGT ATATGCTATGGCCGTAATGAACCACCATGTTTGTCCTGTCGAAAACTG GTCGTACAATGTGACATGCACAGAGGAAACTGCCAAGCCAGGCTTCCCGAAAACATGCTGCACACTTCAAGACATCCCCCTCATTAG TAAATGTGGATCTTACCCTCCAGAAAGCTGTCTGTTCAGTCTCATCGGTAATGTTGGAGCTTTCATGG TGGTGTTGGTGTGTCTGCTTCGTTACGCTCAGATCATTGAGCACAGGAGCCACTGCTGGTTGAACACCAGTGGACTCGTGTCTGGATGCACCAATGCTTTGGGACTGGTCATGGTGGGCAACTTCCAG GTGGACCATGCTAAAACACTTCACTATGTAGGTGCAGGTGCCGCCTTCCCAGCAGGCATTCTGTTCGTGTGTTTGCAGTGTGTGCTGACATATCGGGTGGCTGTCACCGCTCTAGACTACTGGATGGCTTATGTGCGAGTGGCACTGGCTACTGGTGCTCTAATCACATTGGTTCTCA GTGGAATATTCTTCATCCATGAGAGCTTTGTGCTACAGCACGCAGCAGCCATCTGTGAGTGGGTCTTCACTGTAGTCATCCTTGTATTCTACGGAACTTTCACCTACGAGTTCGGCACCGTCACAACTGACACCATGTTGGCCGGCCTCCAGCGGAACTTCTCACATGGGCCTGGTGTCATTATTGGAGACGATGTCCAAGCAGGTGCCACAAAGGGTCTGAAATCCCCAGGAGGAAGCAGTACCTCCACCCATCTGAACTGCACTCCTGAGAACATCGCAATGCTTTAA